Proteins from a single region of Chromobacterium sp. ATCC 53434:
- a CDS encoding energy transducer TonB, translating to MLLMLCLSLLAHAALLWLPLRPGQWDGGRHDGLRVRLTAAAEPVPRPAPSRTQPAPLVEASAAGPASAPAPLREDGDRLRLGAYLYYSARELDQLAQQLGPITLPDVDLVAPTAPIVALVFIDADGQVDAVRFEGSPPPVLTAAIAPVFRATRYLPARKDGLAVKSYKRIRIEPQLAPPPALSH from the coding sequence TTGCTGTTGATGCTGTGCCTGTCGCTGTTGGCCCATGCCGCCTTGCTGTGGCTGCCGTTGCGGCCCGGCCAGTGGGACGGCGGCCGCCATGACGGTTTGCGGGTCAGGCTGACGGCCGCGGCCGAGCCGGTTCCACGGCCGGCGCCGTCGCGGACGCAGCCGGCGCCGCTTGTCGAGGCCTCCGCCGCCGGTCCGGCCTCCGCGCCGGCGCCGCTGCGGGAGGACGGCGACCGGCTGAGGCTGGGCGCCTATCTCTATTACTCGGCGCGCGAACTCGACCAGCTGGCGCAGCAACTGGGGCCGATCACGCTGCCGGACGTCGATCTGGTCGCGCCGACGGCCCCCATCGTCGCGCTGGTGTTTATCGACGCCGACGGCCAGGTCGACGCGGTGCGCTTCGAAGGCAGTCCGCCGCCGGTGCTGACGGCCGCCATCGCCCCTGTCTTCCGTGCCACCCGCTATCTGCCGGCGCGCAAGGACGGCCTCGCGGTCAAAAGCTACAAGCGCATCCGCATCGAACCGCAGCTGGCGCCGCCGCCGGCGCTGTCGCATTGA
- a CDS encoding acyl-CoA-binding protein yields the protein MSDLQTLFTQAQADVKTLSERPDNQTLLQLYALFKQATDGDASGERPGMMDFINRAKFDAWEKLKGKDAAAAMQEYVDVVNKLLAD from the coding sequence ATGTCTGATCTGCAGACGCTGTTCACCCAGGCCCAGGCCGACGTCAAGACCCTGTCCGAGCGCCCGGACAACCAGACCCTGCTGCAGCTGTACGCGCTGTTCAAGCAGGCCACCGACGGCGACGCCAGCGGCGAGCGCCCGGGCATGATGGATTTCATCAACCGCGCCAAGTTCGACGCCTGGGAAAAGCTGAAGGGCAAGGATGCCGCGGCGGCCATGCAGGAATACGTGGACGTGGTCAACAAGCTGCTGGCCGACTAA
- a CDS encoding type IV pilin protein, producing the protein MKAANGGTVTNKRASSGFSLLELVIAMAVLAIVAAIAIPSYRTFILQSNRTAAKTALQDLATRQESYYSLNNGYASQLATLGYASGTVYVPGNGNNYYALAISSASATAFVLTATPQGAQAQDSCQTYQLDNLGNQSNMAAGGGALSVSGCW; encoded by the coding sequence ATGAAGGCCGCCAACGGAGGCACCGTGACGAACAAGCGCGCGTCCAGCGGATTCTCGCTGCTGGAACTGGTCATCGCGATGGCGGTGCTGGCCATCGTGGCGGCCATCGCCATCCCGTCCTACCGGACCTTCATCCTGCAGTCCAACCGCACGGCGGCCAAGACCGCGCTGCAAGACCTGGCCACCCGCCAGGAGAGCTACTATTCGCTGAACAACGGCTACGCCAGCCAGCTGGCGACGCTGGGCTACGCCAGCGGGACGGTCTATGTGCCGGGCAACGGCAACAACTACTACGCGCTGGCGATTTCCAGCGCCAGCGCCACCGCCTTCGTGCTGACGGCGACGCCGCAGGGCGCGCAGGCGCAGGACAGCTGCCAGACCTATCAGCTCGACAATCTTGGCAATCAGAGCAATATGGCCGCCGGCGGCGGCGCGCTGAGCGTCAGCGGCTGCTGGTGA
- a CDS encoding pilus assembly protein, with the protein MTPRPSLSLAAACLAAACWSDAGRAVTIADNFTGAAAQLNWLVFGGACMTAGGGSDSVPACGNKDPSGNAQIGGYAGTLPDPVGNGALRLTNSAGSQSGAIVYNNLFPSNSGLQATFTTYTYNGDSGGTARDGADGMSFFLLSAIPGAVGSFGGSLGYSCSNVNSPYNGIIGGYLGLGMDEYGNFPNGGASNDNTATGPGAKPQNISLRGAGSVAAGALTSQFGGSFSASMVQSVCKTGRYGLQSVMNYQFINIPGTSGGVYQLPSSQPMANESAVKRGQAVPISYKLKITTGNLLSLWYSYNNGAYVPVISNYDINNTSVSGPLPSQITFGFAGSTGGSRNVHELACFQVQPSTQTASSSGLNSQQTALVKTGTQQYVASYHADNWWGELASYALMGNSATGQVTVATTASWDASCVLTGGNCSATGVNNMSAQSSRAILSWNGSQGIPFQWANLSTAQQAALNGDGNGSARLSYLRGARGNEISTLGVGLFRDRDSVLGDIVNSSPIWVGPPQNGYADSWSDRLYPSASPAENASGAQSYSGFKSANLTRANVIYGGGNDGMLHGFRSGAEDSSGNYATSTVPNDGQEVIAYLPAAGQANTVQFSSPTYAHQYFVDATPAADDLFFNNAWHTWLIGGMGAGGQALYLLDVTNPANFSEANAASLVLSEIGSGTLSCVNKSNCGNDLGYTFGTPVIARFHNGQWGAIFGNGYNSANGHAAIFIMLVSGSGALSFYELDTGSGPGNDPSGGGNNNGIYYATAADLDGDGTTDYIYTGDLFGNVWRFDVTGSSPSTWSVSQYGKGAAAPLFTSQYTYCTNAQVSGGSCSRSLQPITSKLLVSAIPVGDAIPRVLIGFGTGQKIPFTTTSPDVYAGGTQSLYGVWDWDMSGWNTLSGSSTYYGQSAPVGGLTLRPGNLSAQTVTASYSSTLGSVQGYRALSSNTVCWQGGSGCSTNNSYGWLLNLPGSGEQVVYNPVNELGTFTVNTTIPPSTAASSCTVSSATGFTMSLNMKTGGATARSFYANDSGNFNGISGNAINGIAINMAGSPSVVSYQNNYFAIGSSINGGPIATPPQINPAAFDLHARLNWIELR; encoded by the coding sequence ATGACACCGCGCCCGTCGCTAAGCCTCGCCGCCGCCTGCCTCGCCGCCGCCTGCTGGTCCGACGCCGGCCGCGCGGTGACGATAGCCGACAACTTCACCGGCGCCGCCGCCCAGCTGAACTGGCTGGTCTTCGGCGGCGCCTGCATGACCGCCGGCGGCGGCAGCGACTCGGTTCCGGCCTGCGGCAACAAGGACCCCAGCGGCAACGCCCAGATCGGCGGCTACGCCGGCACGCTGCCCGATCCGGTCGGCAACGGCGCGCTGCGGCTGACCAACAGCGCCGGCAGCCAGTCCGGCGCCATCGTCTACAACAATCTGTTTCCGTCCAACAGCGGCCTGCAGGCGACGTTCACGACCTATACCTACAACGGCGATTCCGGCGGCACCGCGCGCGACGGCGCCGACGGCATGAGCTTCTTTCTGCTGTCCGCCATTCCCGGCGCCGTCGGCTCCTTCGGCGGCAGCCTCGGCTACAGCTGCTCCAACGTCAACTCGCCGTACAACGGCATCATAGGCGGCTACCTCGGCCTGGGCATGGACGAGTACGGCAACTTCCCCAACGGCGGCGCCAGCAACGACAACACCGCCACCGGTCCCGGCGCCAAGCCGCAAAACATCTCGCTGCGTGGCGCCGGCTCGGTCGCCGCCGGCGCGCTGACCAGCCAGTTCGGCGGCAGCTTCAGCGCGTCCATGGTGCAGAGCGTATGCAAAACCGGCCGCTACGGCCTGCAGAGCGTGATGAACTACCAGTTCATCAACATCCCCGGCACCAGCGGCGGCGTCTATCAGCTGCCGTCCAGCCAGCCGATGGCCAACGAGTCGGCCGTCAAGCGCGGCCAGGCGGTGCCGATCAGCTACAAGCTGAAGATCACCACCGGCAATCTGCTCAGCCTCTGGTACAGCTACAACAACGGCGCCTACGTGCCGGTGATCTCCAATTACGACATCAACAACACCTCGGTCAGCGGGCCGCTGCCCAGCCAGATCACCTTCGGCTTCGCCGGCTCCACCGGCGGCAGCCGCAACGTCCACGAACTGGCCTGCTTCCAGGTTCAGCCATCGACCCAGACCGCCAGTTCCAGCGGCCTGAACAGCCAGCAGACCGCGTTGGTCAAGACCGGCACCCAGCAATACGTGGCCAGTTATCACGCCGACAACTGGTGGGGCGAGCTGGCGTCCTACGCGCTGATGGGCAACAGCGCCACCGGCCAGGTGACGGTAGCCACCACCGCCAGCTGGGACGCCTCCTGCGTGCTGACCGGCGGCAATTGCAGCGCCACCGGCGTCAACAATATGAGCGCGCAGTCCAGCCGGGCGATACTCAGCTGGAACGGCAGCCAGGGCATTCCGTTCCAGTGGGCCAATCTGTCGACCGCCCAGCAGGCCGCGCTGAACGGCGACGGCAATGGCTCGGCGCGGCTATCGTATCTGCGCGGCGCGCGCGGCAACGAGATCAGCACGCTGGGCGTCGGCCTGTTCCGCGACCGCGACAGCGTCTTGGGCGACATCGTCAACAGCAGTCCGATCTGGGTCGGTCCGCCGCAGAACGGCTATGCCGACAGCTGGAGCGACAGGCTGTATCCGTCCGCCTCGCCGGCCGAGAACGCCAGCGGCGCGCAAAGCTACAGCGGCTTCAAGTCCGCCAATCTGACGCGCGCCAACGTCATCTACGGCGGCGGCAACGACGGCATGCTGCACGGTTTCCGCAGCGGCGCCGAGGACAGCAGCGGCAACTACGCGACCAGCACGGTGCCGAACGACGGCCAGGAGGTGATCGCCTATCTGCCGGCGGCGGGCCAGGCCAATACCGTCCAGTTCAGCAGCCCCACTTATGCCCACCAGTATTTCGTCGACGCGACGCCGGCCGCCGACGACCTGTTCTTCAACAACGCCTGGCATACCTGGCTGATCGGTGGCATGGGCGCCGGCGGCCAGGCCTTGTATCTGCTGGACGTGACCAATCCGGCCAACTTCTCCGAGGCCAACGCCGCCAGCCTGGTGCTGAGCGAGATCGGCAGCGGCACGCTGAGCTGCGTCAACAAGAGCAATTGCGGCAACGATCTCGGCTACACCTTCGGCACGCCGGTGATCGCCCGCTTCCACAACGGCCAGTGGGGGGCGATATTCGGCAACGGCTACAACAGCGCCAACGGCCACGCCGCCATCTTCATCATGCTGGTGTCCGGCAGCGGCGCCCTCAGCTTCTACGAGCTGGACACCGGCAGCGGCCCCGGCAACGATCCGTCCGGCGGCGGCAACAACAACGGCATCTACTACGCGACCGCCGCCGACCTGGACGGCGACGGCACCACCGACTACATCTACACCGGCGATCTGTTCGGCAATGTCTGGCGCTTCGACGTCACCGGCAGCAGCCCGTCCACCTGGAGCGTGTCGCAATACGGCAAGGGCGCCGCCGCGCCGCTGTTCACCAGCCAGTACACCTACTGCACCAACGCCCAGGTCAGCGGCGGCAGTTGCAGCCGCAGCCTGCAGCCGATCACCAGCAAGCTGCTGGTGTCCGCCATCCCGGTCGGCGACGCCATTCCGCGCGTGCTGATCGGCTTCGGCACCGGCCAGAAGATCCCGTTCACCACCACCTCGCCCGACGTCTACGCCGGCGGCACCCAGAGCCTGTACGGCGTATGGGACTGGGACATGTCGGGCTGGAATACGCTGAGCGGCTCGTCAACCTACTACGGCCAGAGCGCGCCGGTCGGCGGCCTGACGCTGCGTCCCGGCAATCTGAGCGCGCAGACCGTCACCGCCTCCTACAGCTCGACGCTGGGCTCGGTACAGGGCTATCGCGCGCTGTCGAGCAATACCGTGTGCTGGCAGGGCGGCAGCGGCTGCAGCACGAACAACAGCTACGGCTGGCTGCTGAACCTGCCGGGCAGCGGCGAACAGGTGGTGTACAACCCGGTCAACGAGCTGGGGACCTTCACCGTCAACACCACCATTCCGCCCAGCACCGCCGCCTCGTCCTGCACCGTCTCCTCCGCCACCGGTTTCACCATGTCGCTGAACATGAAGACCGGCGGCGCGACCGCACGCTCCTTCTATGCCAACGACTCAGGCAATTTCAACGGCATCAGCGGCAACGCGATCAACGGCATCGCCATCAATATGGCCGGCAGCCCCAGCGTGGTAAGCTACCAGAACAACTATTTCGCCATCGGCAGCAGCATCAACGGCGGCCCGATCGCCACGCCGCCGCAGATCAACCCGGCCGCCTTCGATCTGCACGCCCGGCTGAACTGGATAGAACTGCGATGA
- a CDS encoding PilX N-terminal domain-containing pilus assembly protein, with translation MSRRAPPPSPDRPRGFTLIAALMMLIVITIIGLAMMRSVGLQGRMAGNMREKGRAFEAAQAALQYAEWWLAQGNNANAVAASCSGAQSTPQICGNALSNPSALPWASSYAYSPPYMNIAANGGSQTFYQAPQLYIQYLGLNAGGNGVLYQLTTLGYGGNANSVVVLQSTYTLYSGVSNLGK, from the coding sequence ATGAGCCGCCGCGCCCCTCCCCCTTCCCCCGACCGACCGCGCGGTTTCACGCTGATAGCGGCGCTGATGATGCTGATCGTGATCACCATCATCGGCCTGGCGATGATGCGCAGCGTCGGCCTGCAGGGCCGGATGGCCGGCAATATGCGCGAGAAGGGCCGCGCCTTCGAGGCGGCGCAGGCGGCGCTGCAGTACGCCGAGTGGTGGCTGGCCCAGGGCAACAACGCCAATGCCGTCGCCGCCAGCTGCAGCGGCGCCCAGAGCACGCCGCAGATCTGCGGCAACGCGCTGTCCAATCCCTCGGCGCTGCCGTGGGCAAGCAGCTATGCCTATTCGCCGCCGTATATGAACATCGCCGCCAACGGCGGCAGCCAGACCTTCTATCAGGCGCCCCAGCTCTACATCCAGTATCTGGGGCTCAATGCCGGCGGCAACGGCGTCCTCTACCAGCTGACCACGCTGGGCTACGGCGGCAACGCCAACTCGGTCGTGGTATTGCAGAGTACCTACACGCTGTATTCCGGCGTGTCCAACCTGGGGAAATGA
- a CDS encoding PilW family protein, which yields MRRQRGSGLIEVLVAIGIGLFLLSVLIMIFASTELTETNQNGLAQLQDNQRTAMTIINTIVQSAGYYPSPQTQTVATALPAAGAFAAGQSIAGSYGPPDTLSVRFATAPGDNILNCNGAGNGGSANQVYVNQFAVSAGKQLTCSVNGGAAQVLVDGVSNMSVLYGVDTGNSGSVNHYYNAASLPAGQTVRSIRVTLTMANPLAGKPGQPASVTLSWLIGLMNQL from the coding sequence ATGAGACGGCAGCGCGGCAGCGGCCTGATCGAGGTGCTGGTGGCGATAGGCATAGGCCTGTTCCTGCTCAGCGTGCTGATCATGATCTTCGCCTCCACCGAGCTGACCGAGACCAACCAGAACGGCCTGGCCCAGTTGCAGGACAACCAGCGCACCGCGATGACCATCATCAACACCATCGTCCAGTCCGCCGGCTACTACCCGTCCCCGCAGACGCAGACCGTCGCCACCGCGCTGCCGGCGGCAGGTGCCTTCGCCGCCGGCCAGTCCATCGCCGGCAGCTATGGCCCGCCGGACACGCTGAGCGTGCGCTTCGCCACCGCGCCCGGCGACAACATCCTCAATTGCAACGGCGCCGGCAACGGAGGCAGCGCCAACCAGGTCTACGTCAATCAGTTCGCCGTCAGCGCCGGCAAGCAGCTGACCTGCTCGGTCAACGGCGGAGCCGCCCAGGTGCTGGTCGACGGCGTCAGCAATATGAGCGTGCTGTACGGCGTCGACACCGGCAACAGCGGATCGGTCAATCATTACTACAACGCCGCCAGCCTGCCGGCGGGCCAGACGGTGCGCTCGATCCGGGTGACGCTGACGATGGCCAATCCGCTGGCCGGCAAGCCGGGGCAGCCGGCCAGCGTCACGCTGTCCTGGCTGATAGGACTGATGAACCAGTTATGA
- the pilV gene encoding type IV pilus modification protein PilV: MSMTRPPPQAGFSMLEVLVALIVISLGLLGIAAMQAAAINSTAIARTRSLGSIAAESMAAAMHANTSYWGTLSVAASNSWSVSASGVSGSPALSQSVDCSASGTNCSAGAMAGYDVVQWGSGTLAALPGGSGQIVCTAGSGSSPTACTITVYWLEKKSAVNAASTASGTATQNYQMVVEP, from the coding sequence ATGTCCATGACCCGCCCCCCGCCGCAGGCCGGCTTCAGCATGCTGGAAGTGCTGGTGGCGCTGATCGTCATCTCGCTGGGCCTGCTCGGCATCGCCGCGATGCAGGCGGCCGCCATCAACAGCACCGCCATCGCCCGCACGCGCAGCCTGGGCTCGATCGCCGCCGAAAGCATGGCGGCGGCGATGCACGCCAACACCTCGTACTGGGGCACTCTGTCGGTCGCCGCCAGCAATAGCTGGAGCGTCAGCGCCAGCGGCGTCAGCGGCTCGCCGGCGCTGAGCCAGAGCGTGGACTGCTCGGCGTCCGGCACCAATTGCAGCGCGGGCGCGATGGCCGGCTACGACGTCGTCCAATGGGGCAGCGGCACGCTGGCGGCCCTGCCCGGCGGCAGCGGCCAGATCGTCTGCACGGCCGGCAGCGGCTCCTCCCCGACCGCCTGCACCATCACCGTGTACTGGCTGGAGAAGAAAAGCGCGGTGAACGCGGCCTCGACGGCATCCGGCACCGCCACCCAGAACTACCAGATGGTGGTGGAGCCATGA
- a CDS encoding GspH/FimT family pseudopilin, producing MDEERGFTLLELLIVMALLGLVLAFAVPAYQRTVATNALLSESGNLYGDVLFARSEAIKRGQVVLVCPSSNGASCNGSGGNTNWATGWIVLAAANNSCGDTGGTVLRLQKAFSSGDSATYSNGTNPALCFNRMGYAPAANVGMLTFNTADNLAANRRCLALAAAGHPQLLSSGQTDATGQFSCP from the coding sequence ATGGATGAAGAACGCGGTTTCACCCTGCTAGAGTTGTTGATCGTCATGGCGCTGCTGGGCCTGGTGCTGGCCTTCGCCGTTCCCGCCTATCAACGCACCGTCGCCACCAACGCGCTGCTGTCGGAAAGCGGCAATCTGTACGGCGACGTGCTGTTCGCCCGCAGCGAGGCGATCAAGCGCGGGCAGGTGGTACTGGTCTGCCCGTCCAGCAACGGCGCCAGCTGCAACGGCTCGGGCGGCAACACCAACTGGGCGACCGGCTGGATCGTGCTGGCGGCCGCCAACAACAGCTGCGGCGACACCGGCGGCACCGTGCTGCGGTTGCAGAAGGCCTTCAGCAGCGGCGACTCCGCCACTTACAGCAACGGGACCAACCCGGCGCTGTGCTTCAATCGCATGGGCTACGCGCCGGCCGCCAATGTCGGCATGCTGACGTTCAATACCGCCGATAATCTGGCCGCCAACCGCCGCTGCCTGGCGCTGGCCGCGGCCGGCCATCCGCAGCTGCTGAGCAGCGGACAGACCGACGCCACCGGACAATTCTCATGTCCATGA
- the nhaR gene encoding transcriptional activator NhaR, producing the protein MDNLNYKHLHYFWAVARTGSVTRAAEQLGVSMQTVSGQISRLEQQLGRSLFRQHGRGLELTEAGRVAQGYADRIFLLGEELAEALADPRLDQVLRLAAGVSDVLPKRIASRLLQPALELDAGLRLSCSEGDFDELIGELGRHRLDLVLADRPVASSEQQQFQSWQLLRCPVLLLASPALSERHRAGFPSSLEQAPLLLPSRDNVLRRQLEHWFEAQGLRPRVIGEFDDYALMETFARQGLGLCPTPALPDDTAGLPGLEQVGVLDGVWEHYYLSASRRKLQHPALQAILQAWSYN; encoded by the coding sequence ATGGACAATCTCAACTACAAGCATCTGCATTATTTCTGGGCCGTCGCCCGTACCGGCAGCGTCACCCGCGCCGCCGAACAGCTGGGCGTCAGCATGCAGACCGTCAGCGGCCAGATCTCCCGGCTGGAGCAGCAACTGGGCCGATCGCTGTTCCGCCAGCACGGCCGCGGACTGGAGCTGACCGAGGCCGGCCGCGTGGCGCAGGGCTACGCCGACCGCATCTTCCTGCTGGGCGAGGAATTGGCCGAAGCGCTGGCCGATCCGCGGTTGGACCAGGTGCTGCGGCTGGCGGCCGGCGTATCCGACGTGCTGCCGAAACGCATCGCCAGCCGCCTGCTGCAGCCGGCGCTGGAACTGGATGCCGGTTTGCGGCTCAGCTGCAGCGAGGGCGATTTCGACGAGTTGATAGGCGAGCTGGGCCGCCACAGGCTGGACCTGGTGCTGGCGGACCGGCCGGTCGCCAGCAGCGAGCAACAGCAATTCCAGTCCTGGCAGCTCTTGCGCTGCCCGGTGCTGCTGCTGGCCAGCCCGGCGCTGAGCGAACGCCACCGGGCGGGTTTTCCCTCCAGTCTGGAACAGGCGCCGCTGCTGCTGCCCAGCCGCGACAACGTGCTGCGCCGCCAGTTGGAGCACTGGTTCGAAGCGCAGGGGCTGCGGCCGCGCGTGATAGGCGAATTCGACGACTACGCGCTGATGGAGACCTTCGCCCGCCAGGGGCTGGGCCTGTGTCCGACGCCGGCCTTGCCCGACGACACCGCCGGCCTGCCCGGCCTGGAACAGGTCGGCGTGCTGGACGGCGTCTGGGAGCATTACTACCTCAGCGCCAGCCGCCGCAAACTGCAGCACCCGGCGCTGCAGGCCATCCTGCAAGCCTGGTCCTACAATTAG
- the htpX gene encoding protease HtpX, producing MKRVILLIVTNIAVMLVLSLSVRLLGLDRFVTAGGLNLGMLLMFSAVLGFGGAFISLALSKTMAKWSTGARVITQPSGQTEVWLLNTVRKLADRAGLAMPEVAVYDGEPNAFATGPSRSNSLVAVSTGLLANMTEQEVEAVLAHEIAHIRNGDMVTLTLIQGVVNTFVFFLARVVGYLVDSWLKRDEENSSAGTGIAYFVTVIVCEIAFGILASLVVMYFSRQREFRADAGAAELLGSPRPMADALRRLGGIEADGLPQGMAASGIAGGRGLLGLFATHPSMEERIAALEGRA from the coding sequence ATGAAACGGGTGATTTTGCTGATTGTGACCAACATCGCGGTGATGCTGGTGCTAAGCCTGAGCGTGCGGCTTTTGGGCCTGGACCGCTTCGTCACCGCCGGCGGGCTGAACCTGGGCATGTTGCTGATGTTCTCGGCGGTGCTGGGCTTCGGCGGCGCCTTCATTTCGCTGGCCCTGTCGAAAACCATGGCCAAGTGGAGCACCGGCGCGCGGGTGATCACCCAGCCGTCCGGCCAGACCGAGGTCTGGCTGCTGAATACCGTGCGCAAATTGGCCGACCGCGCCGGCCTGGCCATGCCCGAGGTGGCGGTGTACGACGGCGAGCCGAACGCCTTCGCCACCGGCCCCAGCCGATCCAATTCGCTGGTGGCGGTGTCCACCGGCCTGCTGGCCAATATGACGGAGCAGGAAGTGGAGGCGGTGCTGGCGCACGAGATCGCCCACATCCGCAACGGCGACATGGTGACGCTGACGCTGATTCAGGGCGTGGTCAACACCTTCGTGTTCTTCTTGGCGCGCGTCGTCGGCTACCTGGTGGACAGCTGGCTGAAGCGCGACGAGGAAAACAGTTCCGCCGGCACCGGCATCGCTTACTTCGTCACGGTGATCGTCTGTGAGATCGCGTTCGGCATCCTGGCGTCGCTGGTGGTGATGTATTTCTCGCGCCAACGCGAATTCCGCGCCGACGCCGGCGCCGCCGAACTGCTGGGTTCGCCGCGACCGATGGCCGACGCGCTGCGTCGCCTGGGCGGCATCGAGGCCGACGGCCTGCCGCAGGGCATGGCCGCCTCCGGCATCGCCGGCGGCCGCGGCCTCTTGGGTCTGTTCGCCACCCACCCGAGCATGGAAGAACGCATTGCGGCGCTGGAAGGCCGCGCTTGA
- a CDS encoding TerC family protein, which produces MIDFLTAPALGYPLWIWLAFLAGVLALLAFDLGVLQRDGREIGVRDSLKLSAFYIGVGLAFGGWVWWYRGADAGVQYLTGYLLEKSLSLDNVFVISLIFGSMAVPRAYQHRVLFWGILGAIVMRALMIGAGAALVAQFQWILLVFGAFLLFAGLKMLFAADDEAKPLSEQKFYQWLRRRMRLTPDLHGSAFLVRGERHGLGKGWWATPLLLTLILVESADLVFAVDSIPAIFAVTQDPFLVYTSNIFAILGLRALYFALAAMVHRFHYLKYALALVLVLIGVKVGLVYLHDVGLVAFKLPTAWSLLATVGLLGGGVFYSLYRTRGDEAVG; this is translated from the coding sequence TTGATCGACTTTCTGACCGCGCCGGCCCTGGGTTATCCGCTGTGGATCTGGCTGGCCTTTCTTGCCGGCGTGCTGGCGCTGCTGGCCTTCGACCTCGGTGTCCTGCAGCGGGACGGCCGCGAGATCGGCGTGCGCGACAGCTTGAAGCTGTCGGCGTTCTACATCGGCGTCGGCCTGGCCTTCGGCGGCTGGGTGTGGTGGTATCGCGGCGCCGACGCCGGCGTGCAGTATCTGACCGGCTATCTGCTGGAGAAATCGCTGTCGCTGGACAATGTGTTTGTGATCTCGTTGATCTTCGGCAGCATGGCGGTGCCGCGCGCCTACCAGCACCGGGTGCTGTTCTGGGGCATTCTGGGCGCCATCGTGATGCGGGCGCTGATGATAGGCGCCGGTGCCGCGCTGGTGGCCCAGTTCCAGTGGATCCTGCTGGTGTTCGGCGCCTTCCTGCTGTTTGCCGGCCTGAAGATGCTGTTCGCCGCCGACGACGAGGCCAAGCCGCTGTCCGAGCAGAAGTTCTACCAGTGGCTGCGCCGCCGGATGCGGTTGACGCCCGACTTGCACGGCAGCGCCTTCCTGGTGCGCGGCGAGCGCCACGGTCTGGGCAAGGGCTGGTGGGCGACGCCGCTGTTGCTGACCTTGATCCTGGTGGAGTCGGCCGACCTGGTGTTCGCCGTGGACAGCATTCCGGCGATCTTCGCGGTGACCCAGGACCCGTTCCTGGTCTATACCTCGAACATCTTCGCCATCCTGGGCCTGCGCGCGCTGTATTTCGCGCTGGCGGCGATGGTGCACCGCTTCCATTATCTGAAGTACGCGCTGGCGCTGGTGCTGGTGTTGATAGGCGTCAAGGTGGGGCTGGTCTATCTGCATGACGTCGGCCTGGTGGCGTTCAAGCTGCCCACCGCCTGGTCGCTGCTGGCGACGGTGGGCTTGCTGGGCGGCGGCGTATTCTATTCGCTGTACCGCACCCGCGGCGACGAGGCGGTTGGCTAG
- a CDS encoding response regulator, with protein sequence MSQPSRLLIVDDDPDLRELLSDYLSRQGMTVVAVGDGEAMNRILAEQSFDILILDLMLPGTDGLTLCRDLRSRSGIPILMLTARGDELDRIIGLEMGADDYLPKPFNPRELLARVRSILRRVEERRDGSALRALQFSDWRLELGAQHLVDREGVVTPLSGGEFKLMQALAENSQRVMSRDQLMEAMNGKEAGPFDRTVDVMIGRLRRRLGDDAREPLLIKTIRSGGYMLACEVVSVR encoded by the coding sequence ATGTCCCAACCTTCCCGACTGCTTATCGTTGACGACGATCCGGATTTGCGCGAACTGCTGAGCGACTACCTGAGCCGGCAAGGCATGACGGTGGTCGCGGTGGGCGACGGCGAGGCGATGAACCGCATTCTGGCCGAGCAGAGCTTCGACATCCTGATCCTCGATCTGATGTTGCCGGGCACCGACGGCCTGACCTTGTGCCGCGACTTGCGCTCGCGCTCCGGCATCCCCATCCTGATGCTGACCGCCCGCGGCGACGAGCTGGACCGCATCATCGGCCTGGAGATGGGGGCCGACGACTATCTGCCCAAGCCGTTCAATCCGCGCGAGCTGCTGGCCCGGGTGCGCAGCATCCTGCGCCGGGTCGAGGAGCGGCGCGACGGCAGCGCCTTGCGGGCGCTGCAATTCTCCGACTGGCGGCTGGAATTGGGCGCCCAGCATCTGGTGGACCGCGAGGGCGTGGTGACGCCGCTGTCCGGCGGCGAGTTCAAGCTGATGCAGGCGCTGGCGGAGAATTCGCAGCGGGTGATGTCGCGCGATCAGCTGATGGAGGCGATGAACGGCAAGGAGGCTGGCCCGTTCGACCGCACCGTCGACGTGATGATAGGCCGGCTGCGCCGCCGCCTCGGCGACGACGCGCGCGAACCGTTGCTGATCAAAACCATACGCAGTGGCGGCTATATGCTGGCATGCGAGGTGGTGTCGGTGCGATGA